Genomic DNA from Bacteroidales bacterium:
CTTGCGCTGCAGCATAAAATCAGCCACCAGATGTGCTATCAGGAGCCGCAGCAATAAAGCTATTTGAAGTTCATCCATACCGGTCGTCATGAGCAATAGTTTTTAGGTGTATTTCTTCTGTTTCCACATTTCTGGGCTAAAGCCCACTCTGTTTTTACACAGCATTATTAGTGTTCTGGCATTAAAAAGATCCATAAAAATAATCCTGCAGGAATGTAAAAGGTAATTATAACCCCACAGGGTTATAAATGCCAATTATAACCCCACAGGGTTATAACACATTCAGATTTTTTGCATGAGTTCGTCGTATCGGTTGAGTGCAAGTTCGAAAGCATAAAGGTTGGCAGATAATAATCTTTTGCCAATAGCAGGCTGTGAAATATCAAAGGCTTCCGCCATTTCCTGTTGTGTTTTTCCTTTCAAAAATTCGATAATTGCCATTGCCTGTTCGGCCGACCATTTGGTGACGATTGCGTCGAGCAGAGCACATTCCACATTGAGTTCTTTGTTAATCTCATCATTGGGCGTCCTGACGAAAAGCATGCGATTGTTTTGCATCATCCGGTCGAGCTGGAGGCCGGAGTTTCTGTACGCTTCGCCGTCACCTTCGCCTCCGGTTGCATCGGGCATCAATATAATGGAGCCAATGCCGATGGCAATGCGCGCATCGATGGTGTTGCTCAGAGTAGTTTTGATACTGCTGCGCAAAGCTGCCCGTATGATGATGGCTGCTTTAAGCGCTTCTGTCGGCTGTTGTAATACGCCCTGGAAGCCGTCGCCCCGATGAATTTCGAAAGGAAAAGCCATCACCTCGTTACCCAAAATCTGAGCAGGGACAGCCAGCGCATTTTTTAAATAGCCAAGTAGCTGGCGTCGCTCTTCGCCTGTGAAGCGCGACGAATCGACGATGTCGCCCGTGATGACGGCATATGTTTTTGTTGTGGATGGCATCAGGCGGTAAGTTTTCGGTATTTCAGTCGCTTGGGGCCAATGTCGCCCAGGCGTTTCTTTTTATTTTCTTCGTATTCGGAGTAGCTGCCTTCAAAATACACCACTTGTGAGTCGCCTTCAAAAGCGAGGATATGCGTTGCGATCCGGTCGAGAAACCAGCGGTCGTGAGAGATCACCACGGCACAGCCGGCAAAGTTTTCGAGGCCTTCTTCCAGTGCGCGAAGCGTATTCACGTCGATATCGTTGGTAGGCTCGTCGAGCAGGAGCACGTTGGCTTCCTGGCGAAGCGTTAATGCGAGATGAAGGCGGTTGCGCTCACCTCCGGAGAGGATGCCGGTTTTTTTCTGCTGGTCGGCGCCATTAAAGTTGAAGCGTGCCACGTAGGCGCGTGAGTTCATCTCGCGGTTGCCCAGTTGTATGGTTTCATGGCCACCCGACACTACTTCCCAAACCGATTTTTCCGGGTCTATTTCGGCATGCGCCTGATCTACATAGCCCAGCTTTACCGTTTCGCCCACTTTAAAGGTTCCCTTGTCGGGATGTTCCTGCTCCATGATCATGCGAAACAAAGTTGTTTTCCCGGCGCCATTCGGACCTATCACGCCAACGATGCCTGCCGGTGGTAAAGAAAAGTTCATATCTTCGAAGAGCAGCTTGTCGCCAAAAGCTTTTCTTACGTGGTCGACTTCTATTACGTTGTTTCCCAGGCGAGGACCGTTGGGGATGAATATCTCCAGGCGTTCTTCCTTTTGTTTTACATCCTGACCCAGCATTTTCTCGTAAGCCGACAAACGGGCTTTGGATTTGGCGTGGCGGGCTGTGGGCGCCATGCGTACCCATTCCAGCTCTCGCTCCAGCGTTTTATGGCGTTTGCTTTCGGTTTTTTCTTCCTGTGCCAGGCGTTTGGTTTTTTGTTCGAGCCACGAGGTGTAGTTTCCTTTCCAGGGAATGCCCTCGCCGCGGTCGAGTTCCAGAATCCAGCCAGCCACGTTGTCGAGGAAATAGCGGTCGTGGGTCACGGCTATCACTGTGCCGGCGTACTGTTTCAGGTGCATCTCGAGCCATTCTATCGATTCGGCGTCGAGGTGGTTGGTAGGCTCGTCGAGCAACAAGATGTCTGGTTCCTGGAGCAACAAACGGCACAAAGCAACGCGGCGCCGTTCGCCTCCCGAAAGATTTTTTACGGGTGTGCTACCCTCGGGACAACGCAACGCATCCATAGCGCGTTCCAGACGGCTGTCGAGTTCCCAGGCATTTTTGTGATCAATCAGGTCGGTGAGTCGCCCCTGTTCAGCAATCAGGTCTTCCATCTCCTGGTCGCTCATGGGTTCGGAAAATTTTAGATTGACAGCTTCATATTTTTTAAGCAGATCCACCACTTCCTGCACGCCTTCTTCTACTATTTCTTTCACCGTTTTCGTGGCGTCAAGCTTCGGATCCTGCTCAAGCATGCCTACCTCATAACCGGGCGAAAAAGCAATATTGCCCTGGTACGACGCCTCCGTTCCGGCGATAATGCGCAACAACGTCGACTTGCCTGAACCGTTCAGGCCGATGATGCCGATTTTTGCGCCATAATAAAACGAAAGGTAGATGTCTTTGAGCACCTGTTTGTTGGGCGGAAATATCTTACCAATGCCCGACATAGAGAAAATTATCTTGTTGTCGTCTGCCATATCTTTTTGTGTTGCTGGTTTTTAAATATTAAAATGAAAAGCAAAATTAGGCTTTTCGTTGTATTGTTGCGGGGATGTAAATAAATAAGGTGGGAATTAAGCAGTCGGCAGGTCGCAGTCAGAAGCTGAATCCCTGCGCCTTGCTCCTTGCGCCCTGCGCCTTGCGCCCTGCGCCTTGCTCTTTGCGCCTTGCGCCCTGCGCCTTGCGTCTTGCGTCCCGTGCTAATTAAACTGAAACCGTATTCCGTTTTCCAGCGAAAGATCGAAGTTTTCTACTTTGGTAATGGGGCGGCTGATGTAGCGATAGGTAAAACGGGTAACCAAAAACAGGCGTTTGGCAATCTGAACCTCCAGCCCGGCTTCTGCCGAAATGCGATAGTCTCCAAAATCTTCCAGCGCAGGCTGATAATAAACCACGCCAGTGAGGTTTAGTTTTTTCTCAAGCATCCAATCGAAGCTAATAAAATTCGTGCTGCGCCACAAATACAGCGCAACAATCTTTTCATCCAGATTATACTTCTCGGTTTCGTACATAATCCCCACACTTACATTCATATCAAAAGTATGGGTGCTGTCTTTGTGCGAGCTGGCCCGGATAAGTCCATATTTTATTCCTGTTCCTGCTAGATTGCGTGCGTTGAGGTCGATAAATTCGTCGTACTGACGCTGGACAAAAGCCTCCAGGCTAGTCCGTGGTGCGAAATTCCACATCGAACGCAGATGCACAAATCCCTGGTTCTCGATCTTTTTTTCGCTGCTGTTTTTGTATTCAAAATCGCCCACAATAAAATAATCGAACGCATTACCATTGTAGTCGATGCGCCCGGTTCCTTTCAGGGCAGTATATTTTGTATTCCCGGCTTTAACTGACAGGGTGGTGGAGGCATTGTAAAGAAATCCTTTCTTTTCGTAATATTTCCGGTACTTCTCTGTATTGATCTGCGCCTCGACGGATAGCACCGGCAAAAATGCGATTAGAAAAAGAAAAAATGTCCGGTCTATTTTTCTCTTCAAAAAAATCATAACTAAACCAATTCTTCAGGTTTCGTTTCGTTAGCGCGTATCGAAACGGCAAAAAACAACATAATGGCACCGAAAAATAAAGCCATCACACCAATGATGTAAACGAACGCAACGATCGATTCAAAAGGGTTGAAGAACAGCAGCAGTCCAAATACAAGCGTCACTACGCTGTTGATAATCATCAGTCGCCTGGAGGTGCCCGGCCTGATCATTTTCAGTGCTATGTAAAGTTGAACGGCACCAATCACCAAAGCCCAAATACCAATGATGATGGCAAAAACTATGAGGCTCTGTTGTCTGTTGAAAATCACAAAAATACCGATGATCAGGCTCACCAGCGAATTGACAAGTGCAGAAATATAGGGCCTTTCTTTGCGCATGTTGTGTATCGAAACGATGATGCCAATAATACCCGCCACCAATACCAGTGCGCCAAACCAAATGGCAACCACATGGATGGTTTCTTTGGGCACGAAAAGGACAAGTACGCCGAAAAGCACTGCTACCACTCCATTGATGGCAAGTGTGAAACGGTAAGATTTTAATTTTTTTTCCATTATGAAAGATGTTTTAGTTTTAAAAATGGTTTGTTATTTTCATGTAAAAACGCCGAGTTTACCTTGTCTTATTGTGGCTTTCGTTCAAAATTTAATATTCAAAAATCTAATTCAATATTTCAAATCGTCCTTCGTCGTTCATTTGCATTCCCAGACGCACCGCCGTGCGTCTCTTCTTTCCTGCTTCCTTTCATAACCTTTGCCATTTCATCGGTGGCATTTTTCCAGTTGTAATTTTTAATGACGAAATCATATCCTGCCGCAGCAATTTTCCCGGCATAATCCCTGTCCTTTAGCAAATTCAAAATATGCTTTGCATACTCCGCAGGTTTTTCGGCCACCAGTATTTCGTTGCCATCTTCGGCGCACAGGGCGCTGTTGGCAAGCGGGGAGGTGATGCAGGGTAGCCGCATCGACATGGCTTCGAGGAGTTTGTTTTGCAGTCCTGTGCCGATTTGCATGGGTGCCACAAAAATCCTGGCTTGCGCGTAGCAATCTCTAATGTCGTCCACCCAGCCCGTCACCGTTACCTGTTCGCCGGCCAAATCCTGTACACGTTTGTCGGGTGTGGCACCGGCCAGCAACAGTCGTGCTGATGGCATTTCCTGTTGCACCAGTGGCAGGATTTCATAAGCCAGATATTCGGCAGCATTCACATTGGGTGGATATCCCATGTTGCCAATAAAAACCAGATCGTAGGTTTTTGGTTTGTCGATGGGATGAAAAAAATCATGATCCACGCCGTTGGGAATGACATGGATCTCGGAATGACGCGGGTGCGGAATCAGCTCGCGGTCGGGGGCTGAGATAATTACTTTGTTGTCGAAGAGGTCGAAGAGTTCGTGCTCATAGCGTTTCAGGCGCTGGTATTCGAGACTGAACACAGGTCGAAGGTACCAGCTTACACGCGGGATGCGCCGTTTGATGCCCATCGAAAACACATCCTGATAATCGAGGGTTTTAGGAATTGGCTGGTGTGAAATGTAAGCTGCCACGCGCAGCAACTGGCAAAAGACATGATCGGGTTTCTCCTGGTGGATGACCTCATCAATCTGCCGATGGATGCGCCGGCTGTAGAAATATCCGGCCTGAAAAGGAATGCCGGAAAAGATGGCTTTGATGAGGTTGAGAAAAATCACAGGCTTGGTTAGCCGGAAAATATGGATGCGCTTACAAAATGGTTCCAGCTTTGCGATGGCATCGGGGTGAACGTCCTCGTCGGCCAGGGCGCAAAGCACAATCTCAAAATGCGCCGACAAGTGCTTCAGATGATGGTAGGCGCGCAGTTTGTCGCCTTTTTCGAGTGGGTAAGGAACCCTGGGAAGTACAACGAGCAGTTTCATGGGGCAAAAGTAAGAACTTCCGGCTGAAAATCAGCAAAACTAATTTGATCCATTTCAGGGGTTTTTGTCGTGGTTTTGTTTTGTAGATGATCGTCATTTTACTTTATCCACATTCCCAAAACATCTAAAGCCTTAGGTCGGGAAATTAGAAGCTCATTGCAGTGATCAACCGGAATTGCTTATTTGATTAATTTAGTGAACTAAACATTGGAAATCCTATAATGTCTGGTTCACAAATTCAAAAGAGGGATGTTTTAAGAGGTAAAATGATTTTGGATAATTCTCAAATCGTCCGATAAAACTCACTCAGCTTGCGCATCAGATCGGCATTATTGTGATGAAGATGGATGAGCTGACGGGCGTTATCGCCAAGCTGCCGGCAAAAGGCTGCATCCTCCACGCAGCGACTGATGGCTTCTGCAAAATCATCGGCAGTATCAGCTAGCATAATGTCCTTTGCATGCGTCACCCTGATGCCTTCGGCGCCAATGGTGGTGCTTACGATGGCTTTGCCCAGTGCCATTCCTTCGATGATTTTGATGCGGATGCCACTTCCCGAAAACAGCGGCACCACTTCTATGGCTTTGGAAGCAATAAAAATTGCGGCATCATCCACTTCGCCAACCACTTCCACATTTTCTGTATTCAAATTTAATAACCAATCGGGCATGGCACGGCCGGCAACATAAAATTTTAGATCGGGAAATTGTGCATGCACTTTTGGCCACACCTCTTTTAGGAACCAACTCATGCCTTCCTCGTTGGGCATCCAGTTCATGGCGCCTATGTGAAATAGCGACGGAAATTCTTCGGTAACCTTTGGTGGTGTCAGATATTTTGAGGTGTCGATGCCAAAAGGAATATCCGTGACGGGCGTGGTGCAGGCAAATTTTGTGATAAAAGCGGCATCGGTGGACGTGATGGCTGCTATGCCATCATATTTTTGCAGCACCTTCAGCTCATAGCGTTTCAGTTTGGTAGCAAGATGTTTTAGGTAGATTTTTTTTAACGGATTGCTGGTGATGGCTGCCACGCGCTGCCAGATAAGATGTTCGATGTTGTGAGCGCGCAGTACAATTTTAGCTTTGGAATGCGCTCTGATTACCGGAAGATAAGGGCTTAGGTAGAGTGTTTCGCATTGCACGATGTCGTAGTTGTCGTTTTGTAATATTTCGATCAGCTTATCGCGAAAAGCGGCACTGATAAAGCGCTGCACGTGATAAGAAGCGTTGCTGAAAAGGTTAAGAAAAGCGTCAACGGGTCGGATGGACAGATCGAGATACACGGTTTCTATTTGCGTCTTTTGCCGGTATTCCTGCGGAATTTTTTCGACATCCACCTGGTATTTGTTGGTGTTTATGGCCAGCACTTTCACCTGATGGCCAGCGGCAGCCATGCCTTCTACCATGGCATTCATGGCAATGGGACCTCCTTCGCGGGGTGGCCAGGGCGATTTGTTGCACAGAAACAATATTTTCATCTCAATAAAATTAAAATTTCCAAAGGTATTCGATATAATTTGCCATTATTGTCGGGTAACCATGATTTTCCAAAAATAGATTTCTCCCTCCAAATTTGCATTGCAAATTTTCCAGTCGAAATGACACGCTGTGTTATGGGTGGAAGGTTCGGGAGCGTAGCGCCCGAACCTTCCACCCCCTCTGCCCTTACCGATCGTGTCATTCCGATCCGCCAACTGGTCGGAGAGGAATCTATTGCATTCCAATTATTTACAAGAACTTGTCATTAATCGTAGCGCAGCGAAGAGTCCATTGTTTCAACCGGACGCCAATGATAATTTGCCCTCTGTTTAATTGTCTTCAAAAGTCATGGCTTATTTTAAACATCTCAGAAAATGAATAGGGTTATTATTTTTGTTTTACAAAAAATAGCAGTTTGCGCACTATTTTACTCCAGGCTTCGGCATCGAGCAGAGGCGAGTCGGTGGTGGCTTTGTAGGTAAGGAAAATGCCAATGGGCAGCAATATCGCTGAAGCAAGCCACATCGCAATCTCAGGCTCGAGTATGCCGGCGCGCGCATATTTTTCGCCGGTGATGCTGATGATGTGATAGATTACAAAAAAGAGGATCGATACCACCACGGGCATGCCCAGCCCGCCTTTGCGGATGATGGCTCCCAGGGGCGCACCAATAAAAAACAGAATCAGGCAGGCGATGGAGAGCGTGAATTTGCGGTGCCACTCGATGTCGTGCTTGCGGATGCGTTCGCGGCGCTTTTCAAAATCCGGGATGTTGAATTCCAGGTTGGTTTTGGCCGAACGCGCCGATTGCAAGGCAAAGTCGAGCGCGGCTTTGCGTATGTTTTTGTCGACGCGCTCCAGGCGATAAACCGTGTCAGACAATGCTATCGCCGGCTTGAAGAGGATGGTATCGGTGGCAAGGCTATCGTAATGCGTATAATTTACAAAACGTTCATTGATAGATTTCAGGAGATTTTGCTGCCGCAGTATCAGCTCAGCCTGCAACGAGTCGCGGTAGGAGCTGAGTTGCTCCAGGTTCATCATTTGGTAGTTGTTGCGGAAAAGCTCTTCGTCGGTACGACTCATGGAAGTGCCCAGACCGCTGAAGCGCCGTGTTTGCTCGCCAAATTTCATCTTCTGAAACGGCCGGCTGTTTTGATATCCCGCTCGGTTTGTTATGTCTTCGTAATTGTAGCCATCGTAAAGATGAAAAAGCATGGTGCTCTTGTCGGGCGCTATTTCCATTTTGCCATGTTCGGCAGTAGTAAGTTTTATGTTGCCTTGCCTGTCGGAGTGGTTGTAGATCATCACATCGTGTATGGTGTTGTCGTCGTCATTTTTGTTGTTGATGCGGATGGTAAAACCTTCGAGACCATTATAAAATACACCGTCTTTGATGTTTAGCGTAAGCTTGGTCTGCCTGACATCGTAAAGTAAAGCGTGAAATTTCAGATTGGCAATGGGCAGGACATTATTAGAAAACAAAAAGGCAGCTATGCTGATCACCACCGAAAGCATCACGAGTGGTTTCATGATGCGGCGCAACGAAATACCCGAAGCTTTCATGGCCACCAGCTCGTATTGCTCGCCCAGGTTTCCAAAAGTCATCAGCGACGAGAGCAAAATCGCCAGCGGCAGCGCAAGCGGCACAAAAGTGGACGAGGCATAAAAAAGCAACTCACCGATGACGTACCACTCCAAGCCTTTGCCCACCAGCTCGTCGACATACTTCCACAGAAACTGCATCACCAATATGAACAGCGAGATGAAAAAGGTAAGCACCAGCGGCCCCAGATAGGATTTGATAACAAAAAGATCGAGTCGTTTCACAATAGCAGCCGTTATTGATAATGATGCAGCGCTCCTTTTATAGATGCGCGATGTGCGCTATGGTAACGACAAAATGCCGGGTTTGGTTTCCGCTAACGGCAAAAATTAATACGTTACTTTTGCTGTTCGCGATTTACAACACATTTTACATGATAAAAATTACAGAAGTAAAAAGCCGCATTGAGGCTGGAAGGTTTCGTGATGTGGCACGTCGTATCTATCGCAACGACAGCAACTGGATTGCTCCGCTCGACGACGACATAGAAGCTGTTTTCGATCCCGCGCGCAACGCGTACTTTGAATATGGCGAGGCCATCCGTTGGATTTTTACAAACCCACAGGGAATCGACATTGGGCGGGTGGCAGCTTTTGTTAATTACAAAAAAGCAAATACGTATGAGCAGCCCACTGGTGGCATGGGCTTTTTTGAATGTCCCGACGACAAAGCCCTGGCGGACACAATTTTCGATAAAGCACGCGAATGGCTTCAGGAGCGGGGAATGCAAGCTATGGATGGTCCGATAAACTTTGGCGAAAACGACAATTTCTGGGGCCTGCTCGTGGATGGCTTTATGCAGCAGAGCTATGGCATGAATTACAATCCTCCCTACTATCAGCACCTTTTCGAGTCGTATGGGTTTACAAATTATTTCGAGCAGGTAACCAATCATCTCGACATGTCGGTGCCTTTTCCGGAGCGCTTCTGGAAAATTGCCGACTGGATCAGCCAGCGTCCCGGCATCAGCTTCGAGCATTTTGATTACAAAAAAGCTGACAAGTACATCAACGATATCAAGCAGGTGTATGACGAAGCGTGGGCTAACCACGAGCATTTTACGCCGCTCAACGAGCTTGACATCAAAACCACACTCAAAAAAGCGCGTCCCATTCTTGATCCCGAAATCGTTTGGTTTGCCTATTTTGAAGGAAACCCCATTGCGTTTCTGGTCATGTTTCCCGATGCCAACCAGATCTTCAGGCATTTCAATGGCAAGCTCAACTGGTGGAACAAGCTGCGTTTTGTTTATTACAAAAAAAGAGGTGAGATACAGCGCACACGCATCACGGTGATGGGCGTGGTGCCTAAGTTTCAGAAGCGCGGCATCGAGTCGGGTATCTTCCGGCAGTTGCGCGAAGTGTTCGATCATCGCCCGCAATATCGCGAAGTAGAACTGTCGTGGGTGGGCGATTTCAACCCGCAGATGCAGGCAATCCATCAGGCTGTGGGAGGGACGTTTGGTAAAAAACACATTACTTACCGTAAGCTTTTCGTGGAAGGTGCTGCACCACAACATGCCAAAACGCTGGGAAAAGAGTAAGGATATCACAACTTTTTAATTCTACTTAAACACATTAGATTTTTCTGCATTTTTACCCCGAACCCTAAAGGGAGAATGCAGAAAAATCAATCCACCTCCCTTTAGGGTTGGGGTTAAAGTGGATTGATTTTTCCGTTAGAACTTAATCTGTTAAAGTAGCATTAAGCGATCATGCTTAAAACAATAGTTTCGTTTTTTCTGCCGCTAATGCCCCCTCCCCGAGGCGGGTAAGGGAGATCTCTTTCGTGGCAAAAAGTGAAAACAGAGACAAAGCGGTTCGTTTAACAAACTCTCACACGGCCAGACAGGAGAGCTCCCCTCTCCATTTGGAGCTACGGTGTACACACAACTCTCTTTTTTCCGTAGCCCAGGGGTTTACGCCTGGGTTTACGTGACGCAGCAAAGAAAAAATGAGGGCATTTATGCCCTTCCCGAAAGTCCGTTAGAATACTAAAAGGGCGTAAACGCCCTGCAAGAAAGAGCTGTTTGACCGCGTTTCCCAGCCATGAATGGCTGGGCTACGGAGCCGTAGATGCGCTGGGCAAAATGTGTGTACACCGCAACCATTAGGAGAGGGGTAGGGGGTGAGGCAAAAAAAAGAAGCACATCGCGCCATATTCATTAAAATATTCAACAATAGCTAAAAGTATTAACAAATCCTGACCATAAACTTATCAGGTTAAACCATCTGCTGATTGGTGTGTTGTACTTTATGACACGATAATATCTTTACAGATGTTTTTCTTTTTTAGTAAGAACTGTATCAAAATGAAAGCTTTAAAAGAGGTTGTTGTCAAGTTGGTTTTTAAAAAAGATTATATCTTTGCAACCTTTAGAAATAAATTATTTTTAACTAACAAAT
This window encodes:
- a CDS encoding DUF308 domain-containing protein; protein product: MEKKLKSYRFTLAINGVVAVLFGVLVLFVPKETIHVVAIWFGALVLVAGIIGIIVSIHNMRKERPYISALVNSLVSLIIGIFVIFNRQQSLIVFAIIIGIWALVIGAVQLYIALKMIRPGTSRRLMIINSVVTLVFGLLLFFNPFESIVAFVYIIGVMALFFGAIMLFFAVSIRANETKPEELV
- a CDS encoding glycosyltransferase, which gives rise to MKLLVVLPRVPYPLEKGDKLRAYHHLKHLSAHFEIVLCALADEDVHPDAIAKLEPFCKRIHIFRLTKPVIFLNLIKAIFSGIPFQAGYFYSRRIHRQIDEVIHQEKPDHVFCQLLRVAAYISHQPIPKTLDYQDVFSMGIKRRIPRVSWYLRPVFSLEYQRLKRYEHELFDLFDNKVIISAPDRELIPHPRHSEIHVIPNGVDHDFFHPIDKPKTYDLVFIGNMGYPPNVNAAEYLAYEILPLVQQEMPSARLLLAGATPDKRVQDLAGEQVTVTGWVDDIRDCYAQARIFVAPMQIGTGLQNKLLEAMSMRLPCITSPLANSALCAEDGNEILVAEKPAEYAKHILNLLKDRDYAGKIAAAGYDFVIKNYNWKNATDEMAKVMKGSRKEETHGGASGNANERRRTI
- a CDS encoding DUF481 domain-containing protein, giving the protein MIFLKRKIDRTFFLFLIAFLPVLSVEAQINTEKYRKYYEKKGFLYNASTTLSVKAGNTKYTALKGTGRIDYNGNAFDYFIVGDFEYKNSSEKKIENQGFVHLRSMWNFAPRTSLEAFVQRQYDEFIDLNARNLAGTGIKYGLIRASSHKDSTHTFDMNVSVGIMYETEKYNLDEKIVALYLWRSTNFISFDWMLEKKLNLTGVVYYQPALEDFGDYRISAEAGLEVQIAKRLFLVTRFTYRYISRPITKVENFDLSLENGIRFQFN
- a CDS encoding glycosyltransferase, with the protein product MKILFLCNKSPWPPREGGPIAMNAMVEGMAAAGHQVKVLAINTNKYQVDVEKIPQEYRQKTQIETVYLDLSIRPVDAFLNLFSNASYHVQRFISAAFRDKLIEILQNDNYDIVQCETLYLSPYLPVIRAHSKAKIVLRAHNIEHLIWQRVAAITSNPLKKIYLKHLATKLKRYELKVLQKYDGIAAITSTDAAFITKFACTTPVTDIPFGIDTSKYLTPPKVTEEFPSLFHIGAMNWMPNEEGMSWFLKEVWPKVHAQFPDLKFYVAGRAMPDWLLNLNTENVEVVGEVDDAAIFIASKAIEVVPLFSGSGIRIKIIEGMALGKAIVSTTIGAEGIRVTHAKDIMLADTADDFAEAISRCVEDAAFCRQLGDNARQLIHLHHNNADLMRKLSEFYRTI
- a CDS encoding SatD family protein; this translates as MPSTTKTYAVITGDIVDSSRFTGEERRQLLGYLKNALAVPAQILGNEVMAFPFEIHRGDGFQGVLQQPTEALKAAIIIRAALRSSIKTTLSNTIDARIAIGIGSIILMPDATGGEGDGEAYRNSGLQLDRMMQNNRMLFVRTPNDEINKELNVECALLDAIVTKWSAEQAMAIIEFLKGKTQQEMAEAFDISQPAIGKRLLSANLYAFELALNRYDELMQKI
- a CDS encoding LptF/LptG family permease; translated protein: MKRLDLFVIKSYLGPLVLTFFISLFILVMQFLWKYVDELVGKGLEWYVIGELLFYASSTFVPLALPLAILLSSLMTFGNLGEQYELVAMKASGISLRRIMKPLVMLSVVISIAAFLFSNNVLPIANLKFHALLYDVRQTKLTLNIKDGVFYNGLEGFTIRINNKNDDDNTIHDVMIYNHSDRQGNIKLTTAEHGKMEIAPDKSTMLFHLYDGYNYEDITNRAGYQNSRPFQKMKFGEQTRRFSGLGTSMSRTDEELFRNNYQMMNLEQLSSYRDSLQAELILRQQNLLKSINERFVNYTHYDSLATDTILFKPAIALSDTVYRLERVDKNIRKAALDFALQSARSAKTNLEFNIPDFEKRRERIRKHDIEWHRKFTLSIACLILFFIGAPLGAIIRKGGLGMPVVVSILFFVIYHIISITGEKYARAGILEPEIAMWLASAILLPIGIFLTYKATTDSPLLDAEAWSKIVRKLLFFVKQK
- the ettA gene encoding energy-dependent translational throttle protein EttA, giving the protein MADDNKIIFSMSGIGKIFPPNKQVLKDIYLSFYYGAKIGIIGLNGSGKSTLLRIIAGTEASYQGNIAFSPGYEVGMLEQDPKLDATKTVKEIVEEGVQEVVDLLKKYEAVNLKFSEPMSDQEMEDLIAEQGRLTDLIDHKNAWELDSRLERAMDALRCPEGSTPVKNLSGGERRRVALCRLLLQEPDILLLDEPTNHLDAESIEWLEMHLKQYAGTVIAVTHDRYFLDNVAGWILELDRGEGIPWKGNYTSWLEQKTKRLAQEEKTESKRHKTLERELEWVRMAPTARHAKSKARLSAYEKMLGQDVKQKEERLEIFIPNGPRLGNNVIEVDHVRKAFGDKLLFEDMNFSLPPAGIVGVIGPNGAGKTTLFRMIMEQEHPDKGTFKVGETVKLGYVDQAHAEIDPEKSVWEVVSGGHETIQLGNREMNSRAYVARFNFNGADQQKKTGILSGGERNRLHLALTLRQEANVLLLDEPTNDIDVNTLRALEEGLENFAGCAVVISHDRWFLDRIATHILAFEGDSQVVYFEGSYSEYEENKKKRLGDIGPKRLKYRKLTA